CTTAAGTGATCTTTTTGTTCTTCATTATTTTCCTTTTCATAAATTTCGGAAATCTTTTTTTGAAGCTCAAAAACAGAAAGCTTTTCTGTATCCTTTTTCATTTGTCTATTGAGAAGTACATACACTTTTTCAGTACTGGTGAATGGTCTGTCTTCTTCTCTTTTTTCAGAAATCCATACCGAAACGGAGTCGCAGTCTGCCTCACAGTGACCAATGATTCTGCCTACCCCAATGTAATTCATTTTATCTCGTGAACTATTCCAAAGCTTTCTAAATTCAGAAAACTTTATCTGCGAATTTTTAATACTTGCTCTGTCAAAATCCTTGAAATCTAATTTTAATAAGGAAAAGTATAACTGGGCATCGGAGCTAAGTTTCGTACTCATAAGGCTATCAATACTTACCAAAGCTTTCTGTTTTTCTGTATATGAAACACCTGACAATCTATTCGCATCTATCATCTTACTTCGGAAATAAAGTTTCATAGCTTCCATATTATAAGGATACTTTTTCCTGAAGCCAGAATATAAAATTTCATAATCTGCCGGGTTTTGAGTATATAATGCCAACCATACTTTTAAAAAATCCTGGTCTTCTCCTGAAAGTTTAGATTCTGAAATTTTGCGGTATGCTTTCTCCTTACCCAGAGTGTTATAATCCAGTAATGTTTGAATAAAAAAAGATTCCTTTGTATGCTTTTGGTAATAATCAGATTTCAACAAATCCTTTGCCTTTTTATAGCTTCCCTCTTTTGAAATTGATAAATTGATACCCAACTGCTCCTGAAAAGATTCTTCCAGACAATCTGCGTAGGTATATGAAAAGAAATTGAACTGTGCTGAGAATATCACAGGAAAAAGTAGGGCTATGAATTTAAATATATTCTTCATGATTATTTAATAGGAAGTTCAAATATAATTTTAAAATTCAGAATTCTGAAAAGCATTTAATTTATATATTTGGAGCATCAAAAAAAGTCACCATGATTTTCATAAACAAAGCATTCTACTTATCCGCTTTCAGTATTTTTTCTTTAGCACTCGTTAAGGGTCAGAATAAAGTTCCCTTTGGTGTTGTAAAAGCAGAGGAAGGATATGCCAATGTACGTGTACACAAGGACAATTACAGAAAAATTGTCGACAAAATCCGTATGCGTAAAGGTGATGTATTTGTTTATGTAAAGCCTGCTCCGGGAGAAACTGAGTGGATATGGATCAAATATCCTGAAAAACAGGATGATGATAAGCCTTTTGTACGTTATGAAACTCTTGACAAGGAAGGAATGGTCAATAAGGAACGTATCGCTTATATTGATCAGCTTCCAGCCTATACTCCTTCAAAATCTAAAAACGGAAAATCATTAATTTTCACAGATAATTCTGATCCCAAAGTTCTGACTTCTCAAAGAAGCAAAGTGGTCATTGATATTTACCCATCCAATGCCGGCTACCGTAAAAAGGAAAAGGATGCGGAAGGAAAGCTTCTTACGATTGATAAAGTAAAACCTTGGGGAATAGGAAACGATCTTCCCGAAGGAATGACGGAAATTAAGTCTATCAGAGTACAACAACCCGGAAGAGGGTCTGTTTTTGTAAGGGAAGCTATCAAAAACATGTTCCAGCCTACCATGGATTTTAACAACATAGGGGTTACTTCTCTGGACAACGACAATATTTTCCTTTATATGATCAATGGTTCGGGAGAAAACAGATATACCACCCTTTGGACGATCAAGAAAGGAAGAGTGATCAGCCAGATTATTTATCATAATCCGGAATAAATTCATTATTTTTGTACCGAAAAAGTTTAACGCTTATTCATCACAGAAACTGGTTCTGCCTAACCGCAGATTAAAAGGGAACCGTGTGAAAATCACGGACTGTCGCGCAACTGTAAGTAACTGAAATCTTTATCAAAAGATCCACTGTGCGAGGCATGGGAAGGAGATAAAAGATGTTACAAGTCAGGAGACCTGCCTTTTCTTAAACAAGAAACTTTCGCGATCTGAAGTTTTATTGATCTGATGGATTGTTTCAGGGATTTCTAAGATTCCTGTCATTATTCTGTTGTTTTAATATTATTTCATTTCGCCTTAATTAATAATGAAATATGACTACAGAAGAAAGAATTGAAGCAGCCGAAACCAGAATCTTTAAAGCGGTTTTCCCCAACACAACCAATCATTATGATACTCTTTTCGGAGGTACTGCCATGCAGCTGATGGATGAAGTAGCCTTTATTACTGCTACCCGATTTGCAAGAAAAAGAGTGGTAACGGTAAGCAGCGATAAGATTGATTTTAAAAAACCTATTCCTGCCGGAACTATTGTTGAACTGATTGGAAGAGTTTCACATGTTGGAAAAACAAGTATGAAAGTGAGTGTGGAGATCTTTACAGAACAAATGTACTCCTACGAAAGAGAAAAAGCAATTGTAGGTGATTTTACCTTTGTAGCAATTGACGAATTCAAAAAGCCAATTCAAATACTATAATAATTTTCGGGCGGCCAATGGCCGCCCGAAAATTTTCCAAAACAGGAATAACCAATCTCTTTCTTTCATAGAAATAAGACCGGATATTGAGTTATTTTATGATTTCACTACTTTTTCAGTTTCCAGGCTTCTGTTTAATAAGAGTTCAAATGCTTCACCCATCTCGTCCGATGCTCTGGTAATGGCATTTTCAAGCATATTTCTAATTTGCTTTTCCGTAACTCCGGCTTCTGTCCAGCTTTTTCCTGAAGTATGAGAATTCAGGATAAAAGGCATAATTCTATCGATGGCACAAGCAAAAATAGCATCAGGAGTCTTTTCCTCTTCAAATTCCAGCCATA
This genomic interval from Chryseobacterium joostei contains the following:
- a CDS encoding acyl-CoA thioesterase, producing MTTEERIEAAETRIFKAVFPNTTNHYDTLFGGTAMQLMDEVAFITATRFARKRVVTVSSDKIDFKKPIPAGTIVELIGRVSHVGKTSMKVSVEIFTEQMYSYEREKAIVGDFTFVAIDEFKKPIQIL